The Pyrus communis chromosome 2, drPyrComm1.1, whole genome shotgun sequence genome includes a window with the following:
- the LOC137726894 gene encoding organ-specific protein S2, whose protein sequence is MKFSISCLLLILSSLLLLSQNSYARKDSGGYWKSVMNDQPMPEAIKGLFVHHEQEDPVPSKEKSHFVRDFDMRPNVIIYHGAHHHHQDQPAEKKPFFQETSYIQTVNHG, encoded by the exons ATGAAGTTCTCCATCTCTTGCCTTCTGCTAATTCTGTCGTCCCTTCTCCTG TTGTCCCAGAACAGCTATGCAAGAAAAGACTCTGGAGGCTACTGGAAGAGTGTGATGAATGACCAGCCCATGCCAGAAGCCATTAAGGGCCTGTTTGTTCATCACGAACAAGAAGATCCAGTGCCGTCGAAAGAAAAGAGCCATTTTGTTAGGGACTTTGACATGAGGCCTAATGTTATAATATACCATGGcgctcatcatcatcatcaggaTCAGCCTGCAGAAAAGAAGCCCTTTTTCCAGGAAACATCTTACATACAGACAGTCAACCATGGCTGA